The following are from one region of the Klebsiella aerogenes genome:
- the rnr gene encoding ribonuclease R, giving the protein MSQDPFQEREAEKYANPIPSREFILEHLTKREKPASRDELAIELNIEGEEQIEALRRRLRAMERDGQLVFTRRQCYALPERLDLVKGIVIGHRDGYGFLRVEGRKDDLYLSSEQMKMCIHGDQVLAQPLGADRKGRREARIVRVLVPKTSQIVGRYFTDAGVGFVVPDDSRLSFDILIPPEDIMGARMGFVVVVELTQRPTRRTKAVGKIVEVLGDNMGTGMAVDMALRTHEIPYVWPPAVEKQVSGLKEQVPEEAKAGRVDLRSLPLVTIDGEDARDFDDAVYCEKKRGGGWRLWVAIADVSYYVRPGTPLDGEARSRGTSVYFPSQVVPMLPEVLSNGLCSLNPQVDRLCMVCEMTISSKGRLTGYKFYEAVMSSHARLTYTKVWHMLQGDQELREHYAPLVKHIEELHNLYKVLDGAREERGGISFESEEAKFIFNAERRIERIEQTQRNDAHKLIEECMILANISAARFVEKAQEPALFRIHDKPSTEAITSFRTVLAELGLELPGGNKPEPRDYAELLTSIADRPDAEMLQTMLLRSMKQAVYDPENRGHFGLALQSYAHFTSPIRRYPDLSLHRAIKYLLAKEQGHKGNSTETGGWHYSMEEMLQLGEHCSMTERRADEATREVSDWLKCDFMQDQVGNTFSGVIASVTGFGFFVRLNDLFIDGLVHVSSLDNDYYRFDQVGQRLIGESGGQTYRLGDRVEVRVEAVNMDERKIDFSLISSERGPRNVGKTAREKVKKGAPGKSGGGRRRQVGKQVNFEPDSAFRKEKDKAKAKPKGEKKAKKPSAKTQKIAAATKAKRAAKKKNAE; this is encoded by the coding sequence ATGTCACAAGATCCATTCCAGGAACGCGAAGCTGAGAAGTACGCGAATCCAATCCCAAGCCGGGAATTTATCCTCGAACATTTAACCAAACGTGAAAAACCGGCCAGCCGCGATGAGCTGGCGATCGAGTTAAACATCGAGGGTGAAGAACAAATAGAAGCGCTGCGTCGCCGCCTGCGCGCGATGGAGCGCGATGGTCAGCTGGTCTTCACTCGCCGCCAGTGCTATGCGCTGCCGGAACGCCTCGACTTAGTCAAAGGCATCGTTATTGGCCATCGCGACGGCTATGGTTTTTTACGCGTCGAAGGGCGTAAAGACGACCTGTATCTGTCCTCAGAACAGATGAAAATGTGCATTCACGGCGACCAGGTGCTGGCGCAGCCGTTGGGCGCGGACCGTAAAGGCCGTCGCGAAGCGCGCATTGTTCGCGTGCTGGTGCCGAAAACCAGCCAGATTGTCGGCCGCTACTTCACTGATGCCGGCGTGGGCTTCGTGGTGCCGGACGACAGCCGTTTGAGCTTCGATATCCTGATCCCGCCTGAAGATATTATGGGCGCGCGGATGGGGTTTGTGGTGGTGGTCGAACTGACCCAGCGTCCAACTCGCCGCACCAAGGCGGTCGGGAAAATTGTTGAAGTACTGGGCGACAACATGGGCACCGGGATGGCTGTTGATATGGCGCTGCGTACTCATGAAATCCCTTACGTCTGGCCACCAGCGGTAGAAAAACAGGTTTCCGGTCTCAAAGAACAGGTACCGGAAGAAGCGAAAGCCGGGCGTGTCGATCTGCGCTCTCTGCCGCTGGTCACTATTGACGGCGAAGACGCCCGCGACTTTGATGATGCGGTGTACTGCGAGAAGAAACGCGGCGGCGGCTGGCGTCTGTGGGTGGCTATCGCCGACGTGAGCTACTACGTGCGTCCTGGCACGCCGCTGGACGGCGAAGCGCGCAGCCGTGGTACCTCAGTCTACTTCCCTTCACAGGTCGTCCCGATGCTGCCGGAAGTGCTGTCTAACGGTCTGTGTTCGCTGAACCCGCAGGTTGATCGCCTGTGCATGGTGTGCGAAATGACGATTTCGTCAAAAGGCCGCCTGACCGGCTATAAATTCTATGAGGCGGTGATGAGCTCCCACGCTCGCCTGACTTACACCAAAGTGTGGCATATGCTGCAGGGCGATCAGGAGCTGCGTGAGCACTACGCGCCGCTGGTGAAGCATATTGAAGAGCTGCATAACCTCTACAAAGTGCTGGATGGCGCCCGCGAAGAGCGCGGCGGCATCTCATTTGAAAGCGAAGAAGCGAAATTCATCTTCAACGCCGAGCGCCGTATTGAACGTATCGAACAGACGCAGCGTAATGATGCGCACAAGCTGATTGAAGAGTGCATGATTCTGGCGAACATCTCCGCCGCGCGCTTTGTTGAGAAGGCGCAGGAGCCCGCGCTGTTCCGTATTCACGATAAGCCAAGCACCGAAGCGATCACCTCATTCCGTACCGTTCTGGCGGAGCTGGGGCTGGAGCTGCCGGGCGGTAACAAGCCGGAGCCGCGCGACTACGCTGAGCTGCTGACCTCCATCGCCGATCGTCCGGATGCGGAAATGCTGCAGACCATGTTGCTGCGCTCCATGAAGCAGGCGGTTTATGACCCGGAAAACCGCGGCCACTTCGGCCTGGCGCTGCAGTCATACGCCCACTTTACCTCGCCGATCCGCCGCTATCCTGACCTGTCGCTGCACCGCGCTATTAAGTATCTGCTGGCGAAAGAGCAGGGACACAAAGGCAACAGCACCGAGACCGGCGGTTGGCACTACAGCATGGAAGAGATGCTGCAGTTAGGCGAGCACTGTTCGATGACCGAACGCCGCGCCGATGAAGCGACGCGCGAAGTGTCCGATTGGCTGAAATGCGACTTCATGCAGGATCAGGTGGGTAACACCTTCTCTGGCGTGATTGCCAGCGTCACCGGCTTTGGTTTCTTCGTTCGCCTGAACGATCTGTTTATCGATGGCCTGGTGCACGTCTCTTCGCTGGATAACGACTACTATCGCTTCGACCAGGTCGGCCAGCGATTGATTGGCGAGTCTGGCGGCCAGACTTACCGTCTGGGCGACCGCGTGGAAGTGCGCGTGGAAGCCGTCAATATGGACGAGCGTAAGATTGATTTCAGCCTGATTTCCAGCGAACGCGGCCCGCGTAACGTCGGTAAAACTGCGCGTGAGAAAGTGAAAAAGGGCGCGCCGGGTAAAAGCGGCGGCGGCCGTCGTCGTCAGGTTGGTAAGCAGGTAAACTTCGAGCCGGATAGCGCCTTCCGCAAGGAAAAGGACAAGGCAAAAGCGAAGCCGAAAGGCGAGAAGAAAGCGAAAAAACCGTCGGCGAAAACGCAGAAAATCGCCGCCGCGACCAAAGCCAAGCGCGCGGCGAAGAAGAAAAACGCCGAGTGA
- the rlmB gene encoding 23S rRNA (guanosine(2251)-2'-O)-methyltransferase RlmB: protein MSEMIYGIHAVQALLERAPERFQEVFILKGREDKRLLPLIHALEAQGVVIQVASRQYLDEKSEGAVHQGIIARVKPGRQYQENDLPDLLAQFDQPFLLILDGVTDPHNLGACLRSADAAGVHAVIVPRDRSAQLNATAKKVACGAAESVPLIRVTNLARTMRLLQEENVWIVGTAGEADHTLFQSKMTGPMALVMGAEGEGMRRLTREHCDELISIPMAGSVSSLNVSVATGICLFEAVRQRS from the coding sequence ATGAGTGAAATGATTTACGGCATCCATGCGGTGCAGGCACTGCTGGAACGCGCACCTGAGCGTTTTCAGGAAGTTTTTATTCTGAAAGGCCGTGAGGATAAGCGTCTGCTGCCGCTGATCCATGCCCTCGAAGCGCAGGGCGTGGTGATTCAGGTCGCCAGCCGCCAGTACCTCGACGAGAAAAGCGAAGGCGCGGTACACCAGGGGATTATTGCCCGCGTGAAGCCGGGTCGTCAGTACCAGGAGAACGATCTGCCGGATCTGCTGGCGCAGTTCGATCAGCCGTTCCTGCTGATCCTCGACGGCGTAACCGACCCGCACAACCTCGGCGCCTGCCTGCGTAGCGCCGACGCGGCTGGGGTGCATGCGGTGATTGTGCCGAGAGATCGTTCCGCTCAGCTCAACGCGACGGCGAAGAAAGTCGCCTGCGGCGCGGCGGAAAGCGTACCGCTGATCCGCGTGACCAACCTGGCACGGACCATGCGTCTGCTGCAGGAAGAAAACGTGTGGATCGTCGGCACCGCTGGCGAAGCCGACCATACGTTGTTCCAGAGCAAAATGACCGGCCCGATGGCGCTGGTGATGGGCGCGGAAGGCGAAGGTATGCGTCGTCTGACCCGCGAGCATTGCGATGAACTGATTAGCATCCCGATGGCTGGCAGCGTCTCGTCGCTGAACGTTTCCGTGGCGACCGGTATCTGCCTGTTTGAAGCGGTGCGCCAGCGCAGCTAA
- a CDS encoding MFS transporter translates to MQTASTTSAAQKRALIAGSIGNFIEWYEFAVYGFLATVIAKNFFQLTGEAPLTGLILTYASFAIAFFFRPLGAVVFGRLGDRIGRKPTLIIVLVMMTLATTAIGLVPVYASIGIAAPLILTGLRILQGLFAGGEYGGAVSLMTEFAPKGKRGLYGAWQSFTVALGLLAGAGVVALMSAVLTPEALHDWGWRIPFFLAIPMGIVALWLRLKMEETPGFLRQQESASPAATSANLSQTIKAIFIGIGRLMVWSAAGYTYLVIMPSYLQSALHTGFNQALLIAVISNIGFAITILPAGMLSDKWGRRRVMVAAAVLLLVLALPLLKVLQAESSTLLVKGIVVLIAGGLVGILAGPGPAMLAEMFPTRVRYTGLGLAYSLSNAVFSGCAGLIITGLIKQTGNLDIPAYYVMATAVVSIAALMTLNKNDHLRTLDD, encoded by the coding sequence ATGCAAACCGCCAGCACAACGTCGGCGGCGCAGAAACGCGCGCTGATCGCCGGTTCTATCGGCAACTTTATTGAATGGTACGAGTTCGCAGTCTATGGCTTTCTGGCCACGGTGATCGCGAAAAACTTCTTTCAGCTAACGGGGGAAGCGCCGCTTACGGGGCTCATTCTGACCTACGCCTCCTTCGCGATTGCCTTTTTCTTTCGCCCGTTAGGGGCCGTCGTATTTGGCCGTCTGGGCGACCGTATTGGCCGCAAGCCGACGCTGATTATCGTGCTGGTAATGATGACGCTGGCGACGACAGCCATCGGCCTGGTACCGGTTTACGCCAGTATCGGTATTGCCGCGCCGCTCATTCTGACCGGGTTGCGTATTCTGCAGGGGCTGTTTGCCGGCGGCGAGTATGGCGGCGCGGTGTCGCTGATGACCGAGTTCGCCCCTAAAGGTAAGCGCGGGTTGTATGGCGCCTGGCAATCCTTTACCGTCGCGCTAGGGCTATTGGCTGGCGCGGGTGTCGTGGCGCTGATGTCCGCCGTGCTCACCCCGGAAGCGCTCCACGACTGGGGCTGGCGGATCCCCTTTTTCCTCGCCATCCCGATGGGGATCGTCGCGCTGTGGCTACGGCTGAAGATGGAAGAAACGCCAGGCTTTTTGCGCCAACAAGAGAGCGCATCGCCAGCCGCAACCAGCGCCAACCTGAGCCAAACCATCAAAGCGATTTTCATCGGCATTGGTCGGCTAATGGTGTGGTCAGCGGCGGGTTATACCTATCTGGTGATCATGCCCTCGTACTTACAGTCCGCGCTGCATACCGGCTTTAATCAGGCGCTGCTAATTGCGGTGATTTCCAACATTGGCTTCGCCATCACTATCCTGCCTGCCGGGATGCTCAGCGATAAGTGGGGACGCCGTCGGGTGATGGTGGCTGCTGCCGTATTACTGCTGGTGCTGGCGTTGCCATTGTTGAAAGTATTGCAGGCGGAAAGCAGTACCCTGCTGGTGAAAGGTATTGTGGTGCTGATTGCGGGTGGATTAGTGGGGATTCTGGCAGGACCGGGGCCCGCGATGCTGGCGGAGATGTTCCCGACCAGAGTACGTTACACCGGCCTGGGATTAGCCTATTCGCTCTCGAACGCCGTGTTCTCCGGCTGCGCCGGATTGATTATTACCGGCCTGATTAAACAGACCGGTAACCTGGATATTCCGGCGTATTACGTCATGGCGACAGCTGTCGTCAGTATCGCCGCGCTAATGACGCTCAATAAGAACGACCATTTGCGCACGCTGGATGACTAG